A region from the Natronorubrum halophilum genome encodes:
- the ftsZ gene encoding cell division protein FtsZ, with protein MDSIIDDAIDEAEDGEPSDVSEDAPSQTGQSPAGDALNRTGTMTDDELEDVLQDLQTDITVVGCGGAGGNTVNRMHEEGIHGAKLVAANTDVQHLVEIDADTKILMGEEKTGGRGAGSLPQVGEEAALESQQDIYDAIDGSDMVFVTAGLGGGTGTGSAPVVAKAAREAGALTISIVTTPFTAEGEVRRTNAEAGLERLRDVSDTVIVVPNDRLLDSVGKLPVRQAFKVSDEVLMRSVKGITELITKPGLVNLDFADVRTVMERGGVAMIGLGESDSEAKAQDSVKTALRSPLLDVDISGASSALVNVTGGNDMAIEEAEGVVEEIYDRIDPDARIIWGTSIDESLEGSMRTMIVVTGVESPQIYGQPDGEGVRPEAPAQGDDIDFVD; from the coding sequence ATGGACTCCATTATCGACGACGCCATCGACGAGGCCGAAGACGGGGAGCCGTCGGACGTCTCCGAAGACGCCCCGTCGCAAACAGGGCAGTCGCCGGCCGGGGACGCATTGAACCGAACGGGAACGATGACCGACGACGAACTCGAAGACGTCCTCCAGGACCTGCAGACGGACATCACGGTCGTCGGCTGCGGCGGTGCCGGCGGTAACACCGTCAATCGGATGCACGAGGAAGGCATCCACGGCGCGAAGCTAGTCGCCGCCAACACGGACGTTCAGCACCTGGTCGAGATCGACGCCGACACGAAGATCCTGATGGGCGAGGAGAAGACCGGCGGCCGCGGTGCCGGCTCGCTCCCGCAAGTCGGCGAGGAAGCCGCCCTCGAGAGCCAACAGGACATCTACGACGCGATCGACGGCTCCGATATGGTCTTCGTCACCGCCGGGCTGGGCGGCGGCACCGGAACCGGCTCCGCGCCGGTCGTCGCCAAGGCCGCCCGCGAGGCCGGTGCGCTGACGATTTCGATCGTCACGACGCCCTTCACCGCGGAGGGTGAGGTCCGACGGACCAACGCGGAGGCCGGCCTCGAGCGCCTGCGCGACGTCTCCGATACCGTCATCGTCGTCCCCAACGACCGTCTGCTCGACTCCGTCGGCAAACTGCCCGTGCGACAAGCCTTCAAGGTCTCCGACGAGGTCCTCATGCGCTCGGTCAAGGGCATCACCGAACTCATCACGAAACCCGGCCTCGTCAACCTGGACTTCGCCGACGTTCGGACGGTCATGGAACGCGGCGGCGTCGCCATGATCGGCCTCGGCGAGTCCGACTCGGAAGCCAAAGCCCAGGACTCGGTCAAGACCGCACTGCGCTCGCCGCTGCTCGACGTCGATATCTCCGGCGCGAGTTCCGCCCTCGTCAACGTCACCGGCGGCAACGACATGGCCATCGAGGAAGCCGAAGGCGTCGTCGAAGAGATCTACGATCGGATCGACCCCGACGCCCGCATCATCTGGGGGACCTCGATCGACGAGAGCCTCGAGGGCAGCATGCGAACGATGATCGTCGTCACGGGCGTCGAGTCGCCACAGATCTACGGCCAGCCGGACGGCGAGGGCGTCCGGCCCGAAGCGCCTGCGCAGGGCGACGACATCGACTTCGTCGACTGA
- a CDS encoding D-aminoacyl-tRNA deacylase encodes MIAIVESRADRASVHICEQLRTVADWETLTDESRPAADGGGSYYRIEGAELRSFDALHLELERPVDAFDCDPDLLVFASRHSGDTGALLTGHFTGNFGPAEFGGEDNAVARACPNALARLLEAFDDHAPEGYEVGMECTHHGPTDVGCPSLFAELGSSDEQWDDPDGALAVARGILALRDVPAHRPKQVVGFGGNHYAPRFGRIVRETPWAVGHVAADWGLEAMGHPSANRDVLEAAFDASEADIAVLDGEWPVLEETLAELDRRVVSETWLREVGDRPLALVDAVESSLGAVDDGVRFGDRRDDSFAVVDLPAELIDTAEGIDPESVRAILETHTVAFATENGGSRVGSRVALPESEPDARSPEPRAAIIADLAAVLEEKYDTVTLEDDAVVAERTVFDPHLARVTGVPEGPKFGALANGDAVTVDGETVNPERVRSERTERFPVRSDGKDQ; translated from the coding sequence GTGATCGCGATCGTCGAGAGCCGGGCCGACCGCGCGTCGGTCCACATCTGTGAGCAACTCCGAACCGTCGCCGATTGGGAGACCCTGACGGACGAGTCTCGGCCCGCGGCCGACGGCGGCGGTTCTTACTATCGCATCGAGGGAGCCGAGTTGCGGTCCTTCGACGCGCTCCACCTCGAACTCGAGCGCCCCGTCGACGCTTTCGACTGCGACCCCGACCTGCTCGTCTTCGCCTCGCGCCACTCCGGCGATACGGGAGCGCTCCTGACGGGCCACTTCACGGGAAATTTCGGCCCGGCCGAGTTCGGCGGCGAGGATAACGCCGTCGCCCGGGCCTGTCCGAACGCGCTCGCGCGCTTGCTCGAGGCGTTCGACGACCACGCCCCCGAGGGCTACGAGGTCGGAATGGAGTGCACCCATCACGGTCCCACCGACGTCGGTTGCCCGTCGCTCTTCGCGGAGCTCGGGAGCAGCGACGAGCAGTGGGACGACCCCGACGGCGCGCTCGCCGTCGCCCGCGGAATCCTCGCCCTTCGGGACGTTCCGGCCCACCGCCCGAAGCAGGTCGTCGGCTTCGGCGGCAACCACTACGCGCCGCGGTTCGGACGCATCGTCCGCGAAACGCCGTGGGCGGTGGGACACGTCGCGGCCGACTGGGGTCTCGAGGCGATGGGGCATCCGAGCGCCAATCGCGACGTACTCGAGGCCGCGTTCGACGCAAGCGAGGCCGACATCGCCGTCCTCGACGGCGAGTGGCCGGTGCTCGAGGAGACGCTCGCGGAACTGGACCGTCGGGTCGTGAGCGAGACCTGGCTTCGCGAGGTAGGTGATCGACCGCTCGCCCTCGTCGACGCCGTCGAGTCCTCCCTCGGGGCCGTCGACGACGGAGTTCGGTTCGGCGACCGCCGTGACGACTCGTTCGCCGTCGTCGACCTGCCGGCCGAACTGATCGATACGGCCGAGGGAATCGATCCCGAAAGCGTGCGCGCGATCCTCGAGACCCACACCGTAGCCTTCGCGACCGAAAACGGCGGCAGTCGCGTCGGGTCGCGGGTCGCACTCCCGGAGTCCGAACCCGACGCTCGCTCGCCGGAGCCGAGAGCGGCGATCATCGCGGACCTGGCGGCCGTCCTCGAGGAGAAGTACGACACCGTCACGCTCGAAGACGACGCGGTCGTCGCCGAGCGGACGGTCTTCGACCCGCACCTGGCGCGCGTGACCGGCGTTCCGGAGGGTCCCAAATTCGGCGCGCTCGCGAACGGCGACGCCGTCACGGTCGACGGGGAAACAGTCAATCCCGAGAGAGTTCGCAGCGAGCGAACGGAGCGATTCCCGGTGCGTTCGGACGGAAAGGACCAGTAA
- a CDS encoding helix-turn-helix transcriptional regulator produces MSVDQSGTESEADLLELVRRHEVFDVLASEPLEKPELAAALEVSPATAHRILTSFRENDWITRTDDGYVLTAVGKRMGRAVDNYRSAVTETQRLAPLYELLSSTALPTAADIDWFADATVTVVDQHDPYQPLNRFIDLLADTGALRGFDTTSVAPTYVDDIHERILAGMSVEIVFEPPVIDQLATEYTDLAEVAFERENLSLFARDDLPFGLALFDDRVGIGGYDPEVGILSVFVDTDDEDAYAWGEQLFDQYRSTADRVV; encoded by the coding sequence ATGAGCGTCGATCAGTCCGGGACCGAATCCGAGGCCGACCTCCTAGAACTGGTCCGGCGTCACGAGGTGTTCGACGTGCTGGCCAGCGAACCACTCGAGAAACCCGAACTGGCCGCGGCGCTGGAGGTTTCGCCGGCGACGGCACACCGGATCCTCACGTCGTTTCGCGAGAACGACTGGATCACGCGGACCGACGACGGATATGTATTGACCGCGGTGGGAAAACGAATGGGACGGGCGGTGGACAACTACCGCTCCGCCGTCACCGAGACGCAACGGCTGGCACCGCTGTACGAATTGCTCTCGTCGACGGCACTACCGACCGCCGCCGATATCGACTGGTTCGCCGACGCGACCGTCACGGTGGTCGACCAACACGATCCATACCAACCGTTGAATCGGTTCATCGACCTGCTCGCTGACACCGGCGCGCTCCGCGGCTTCGATACGACGTCAGTCGCCCCCACATACGTCGACGACATTCACGAGCGCATCCTCGCGGGGATGTCGGTTGAGATCGTTTTCGAACCGCCGGTGATCGACCAACTCGCGACGGAGTACACCGATCTCGCCGAGGTGGCCTTCGAACGAGAGAATCTCTCGCTGTTCGCTCGCGACGACCTCCCGTTCGGTCTGGCGCTCTTCGACGACCGGGTGGGGATCGGCGGCTACGATCCCGAAGTAGGTATTCTCTCGGTCTTCGTCGATACTGACGACGAGGACGCCTACGCGTGGGGAGAACAGCTGTTCGACCAGTACCGATCGACCGCCGACCGAGTCGTCTGA